The following are encoded in a window of Vigna unguiculata cultivar IT97K-499-35 chromosome 8, ASM411807v1, whole genome shotgun sequence genomic DNA:
- the LOC114195383 gene encoding uncharacterized protein LOC114195383 isoform X2: MFSRLFNKLQAEQNPQDVVHPSANFDPQVVFHYGVPSTASILAFDHFQNLLAMGTLDGRIKVCGGDNIEGILISPKQAPFKNLEFLENQGFLASVSNDNEIQVWDLKSKQIASALQWESIITAFSVIYGTSYMYVGTEYGMVYVLMFDSEDRKIKILPYYVPTNVISEAAGMSLDQVSVVRVLHQPCSDGNRLLIAYENGLMVLWDASKDRIVLMRNHKDIKLKRKIVASYANGPRPQLSNDKLEHEEQEKEISSLSWASSDGSVVVVGYVDGDILFWDFSSADFPQDKQVKTLSNDVVKLQLLSADTRLPITVLYWLANNKGGKLFVYGGCEIGSEEVLTVLSIDWSGGLENLRCTGRFDVTLHGSFADMVLLCRDCHTEGASNVLSVLTSPGQLDIYGNDCLSSLMSQKEKKTSVPTVQYPIVVPTLEPHMTTARLDVVCQDVKPFKALFKILEAGKHHSIQNQKSIATKWPLTGGVPGLPFKENHPIIQIYIAGYQDGSVQIWDATYPALSLAYNIKSEVGDVKIGNASAPVSALGFCPDTLHLSVGDESGVVRLYALIRSSNTTSLHFVTENGTEVHDTHQGDGPNCKALFTLQKSAVYGLHFANHGRRLIVGYEHGQVAMLDISSSTVLFLTKTESNTSAVVSMNAIFSDSRSSNTQDSVSDISDNPGMGLVYVVTRDAHFVAIDAVTGNIVCSKTISPRVKSNAISMYIIDRSTSTLPAEKLSPNSPRKSDSAMQPNVQSENAQVKVETATTVENSYCGQILSNSLILLCYESELSIHTSNFVFEGSSNYFRKVDLVQRCCWTTIFKKNEKECVLALLYQRGNIELRSLPALEVLGEISLMSILRWNLEINMEKTICSSSNGKIILVNGNETACISLLKCENELWIPESFPCLHDEVLAAAVDATASLSQNQNERQGASGIFVNIAKNFKAGKADHNANQAVHTDRLENLKQLFSTPPFLKSSSSTVDNQDPFSLDIDDIQIDEVVVFSSPKKIHIDNRDKGKETDRPTLFEKGTDILKIFNDKGKATDRQKLFEDASTDSKPRARTTEEIKAKYRKTGTGDASAAAALARDKLLERQQKLQLLNERTEELQNGAQDFASMATELAKRMENRKWWQL; encoded by the exons ATGTTCTCTCGATTATTCAACAAATTACAAGCGGAACAAAATCCTCAG GACGTGGTGCACCCGTCGGCGAATTTCGATCCGCAAGTTGTTTTTCACTATGGCGTTCCTTCTACCGCGTCTATTCTTGCTTTTGATCACTTCCAAAACCTATTGGCAATGGGAACACT CGATGGAAGGATAAAGGTGTGCGGTGGCGACAATATTGAAGGGATTCTGATCTCTCCCAAGCAAGCACCCTTCAAGAACTTAGAG TTCTTGGAAAACCAAGGTTTCCTTGCCAGCGTCTCAAATGATAATGAAATACAG GTTTGGGATTTGAAAAGCAAACAAATTGCTTCTGCCTTGCAGTGGGAATCCATCATAACTGCTTTCTCTGTTATTTATGGCACCAGTTACAT GTATGTTGGAACTGAGTATGGGATGGTATATGTGTTGATGTTCGATTCTGAAgacagaaaaattaaaatattgccCTATTATGTTCCCACAAATGTTATATCTG AAGCAGCTGGAATGTCACTTGATCAGGTTTCAGTTGTCAGAGTTCTCCATCAACCATGTTCTGATGGAAACAG ATTGCTAATTGCATATGAAAATGGTTTGATGGTACTCTGGGATGCTTCTAAAGATCGAATTGTTCTCATGAGAAACCACAAAGACAtcaaattaaagagaaaaatcgTGGCTAGTTATGCAAATGGCCCTAGGCCTCAGCTTTCTAATGATAAACTAGAGCATGAAGAGCAGGAAAAGGAGATAAGCTCTCTATCTTGGGCATCTAGTGATGGAtcagttgttgttgttggttatGTAGATGGTGATATATTGTTTTGGGATTTTTCAAGTGCTGACTTCCCCCAAGATAAACAAGTCAAAACATTGTCGAATGATGTTGTCAAGCTTCAATTATTGTCAGCTGACACAAGACTCCCTATTACTGTTCTATACTGGTTAGCCAATAACAAGGGGGGGAAACTTTTTGTCTATGGTGGCTGTGAGATTGGGTCTGAAGAAGTTCTGACG GTTTTGAGCATTGATTGGTCCGGTGGACTTGAAAATCTAAGGTGTACCGGCCGCTTTGATGTTACTCTTCATGGTTCTTTTGCTGATATGGTCTTGTTATGTCGTGATTGCCATACTGAGGGAGCTTCTAATGTGCTATCTGTATTGACAAGTCCTGGACAACTGGATATTTATGGCAATGATTGTCTGTCTTCTTTGATGTCccagaaagaaaagaagacttCTGTTCCCACAGTGCAGTATCCAATCGTCGTACCCACTCTTGAACCACACATGACAACTGCAAGGCTTGATGTGGTATGTCAAGATGTAAAGCCATTTAAAGCCTTGTTCAAG ATTCTTGAAGCTGGAAAGCATCATTCAATACAAAATCAGAAAAGTATTGCTACAAAGTGGCCTTTGACTGGTGGTGTTCCAGGTCTTCCTTTCAAAGAAAACCATCCTATCATTCAAATATACATAGCTGGTTACCAAGATGGATCTGTTCAGATATGGGATGCCACATATCCTGCTTTGTCACTTGCTTACAATATAAAATCTGAG GTTGGTGATGTTAAAATTGGCAATGCAAGTGCGCCAGTGTCAGCATTGGGCTTTTGCCCTGATACTCTACATCTCTCTGTTGGTGATGAAAGTGGTGTT GTACGTCTATATGCTCTAATAAGAAGCTCAAATACCACATCTTTACACTTCGTGACAGAAAATGGAACTGAAG TTCATGACACGCATCAAGGGGATGGACCTAATTGCAAAGCTTTGTTTACCCTTCAAAAGTCTGCTGTATACGGTTTACACTTTGCAAACCATGGAAGAAGACTTATTGTTGGGTATGAACATGGGCAG GTGGCTATGCTTGATATCAGTTCATCAACAGTTTTGTTTCTCACGAAAACTGAATCTAACACTTCGGCAGTTGTTTCTATGAATGCAATATTTTCAGACAGTCGCTCGAGTAATACACAGGATTCTGTATCTGATATTTCTGACAATCCTGGAATGGGGCTAGTCTATGTTGTGACAAGGGATGCACACTTTGTTGCGATAGATGCTGTGACAGGGAATATAGTTTGCAGTAAAACAATTAGCCCCAGAGTAAAATCAAATGCAATTTCAATGTATATTATAG ACCGTAGCACTTCTACCCTACCCGCTGAAAAATTATCCCCCAACTCCCCTCGGAAGAGTGATTCTGCAATGCAACCTAACGTCCAATCTGAAAATGCACAAGTTAAAGTTGAAACTGCTACTACCGTAGAAAATTCATATTGTGGGCAGATATTATCGAACTCACTCATTTTACTTTGTTATGAGAGCGAGTTGAGCATACACACTTCAAATTTTGTGTTTGAG GGTAGTAGTAACTACTTTCGCAAGGTGGACCTTGTACAACGATGCTGCTGGACTACAatctttaagaaaaatgaaaaagagtgTGTTCTGGCACTTCTGTATCAAAGAGGGAACATTGAATTAAG GTCCTTGCCAGCTTTGGAAGTGTTAGGAGAAATTTCTTTAATGTCAATACTCAGATGGAACTTGGAAATTAACATGGAGAAGACAATATGTTCTTCGTCAAATGGAAAAATTATCCTG GTCAATGGGAATGAAACTGCCTGCATATCACTATTGAAATGTGAAAATGAGCTCTG GATTCCAGagtcttttccttgtcttcatGATGAAGTTCTTGCAGCTGCAGTAGATGCTACAGCAAGTCTATCtcaaaaccaaaatgaaagacaG GGAGCATCCGGCATCTTTGTTAACATAGCTAAGAACTTTAAAGCGGGGAAAGCAGATCACAATGCAAATCAAGCAGTTCATACTGATAGattggaaaatttaaaacaattattctCTACTCCCCCTTTCTTAAAGTCTTCCTCAAGCACAGTAGATAACCAAGATCCATTTTCTCTTGACATAG ATGACATTCAAATTGATGAAGTTGTAGTCTTTTCATCTCCAAAGAAAATCCATATTGACAACAGAG ATAAAGGGAAAGAAACAGACAGACCGACATTATTTGAGAAAGGAACGGACATactgaaaatatttaatgataaagGGAAAGCCACGGACAGGCAGAAATTATTTGAAGATGCAAGCACAGACTCGAAACCAAGAGCTAGAACAACTGAAGAAATTAAAGCTAAATACAGAAAGACGGGGACGGGG GATGCCTCAGCAGCAGCTGCACTTGCAAGGGATAAACTTCTAGAGCGCCAACAAAAGCTCCAG TTGCTCAACGAACGCACTGAGGAGTTACAAAATGGGGCGCAAGACTTTGCATCCATGGCAACTGAACTTGCTAAAAGAATGGAAAATCGTAAATGGTGGCAGTTATGA
- the LOC114195383 gene encoding uncharacterized protein LOC114195383 isoform X1: MFSRLFNKLQAEQNPQDVVHPSANFDPQVVFHYGVPSTASILAFDHFQNLLAMGTLDGRIKVCGGDNIEGILISPKQAPFKNLEFLENQGFLASVSNDNEIQVWDLKSKQIASALQWESIITAFSVIYGTSYMYVGTEYGMVYVLMFDSEDRKIKILPYYVPTNVISEAAGMSLDQVSVVRVLHQPCSDGNRLLIAYENGLMVLWDASKDRIVLMRNHKDIKLKRKIVASYANGPRPQLSNDKLEHEEQEKEISSLSWASSDGSVVVVGYVDGDILFWDFSSADFPQDKQVKTLSNDVVKLQLLSADTRLPITVLYWLANNKGGKLFVYGGCEIGSEEVLTVLSIDWSGGLENLRCTGRFDVTLHGSFADMVLLCRDCHTEGASNVLSVLTSPGQLDIYGNDCLSSLMSQKEKKTSVPTVQYPIVVPTLEPHMTTARLDVVCQDVKPFKALFKILEAGKHHSIQNQKSIATKWPLTGGVPGLPFKENHPIIQIYIAGYQDGSVQIWDATYPALSLAYNIKSEVGDVKIGNASAPVSALGFCPDTLHLSVGDESGVVRLYALIRSSNTTSLHFVTENGTEAVHDTHQGDGPNCKALFTLQKSAVYGLHFANHGRRLIVGYEHGQVAMLDISSSTVLFLTKTESNTSAVVSMNAIFSDSRSSNTQDSVSDISDNPGMGLVYVVTRDAHFVAIDAVTGNIVCSKTISPRVKSNAISMYIIDRSTSTLPAEKLSPNSPRKSDSAMQPNVQSENAQVKVETATTVENSYCGQILSNSLILLCYESELSIHTSNFVFEGSSNYFRKVDLVQRCCWTTIFKKNEKECVLALLYQRGNIELRSLPALEVLGEISLMSILRWNLEINMEKTICSSSNGKIILVNGNETACISLLKCENELWIPESFPCLHDEVLAAAVDATASLSQNQNERQGASGIFVNIAKNFKAGKADHNANQAVHTDRLENLKQLFSTPPFLKSSSSTVDNQDPFSLDIDDIQIDEVVVFSSPKKIHIDNRDKGKETDRPTLFEKGTDILKIFNDKGKATDRQKLFEDASTDSKPRARTTEEIKAKYRKTGTGDASAAAALARDKLLERQQKLQLLNERTEELQNGAQDFASMATELAKRMENRKWWQL; this comes from the exons ATGTTCTCTCGATTATTCAACAAATTACAAGCGGAACAAAATCCTCAG GACGTGGTGCACCCGTCGGCGAATTTCGATCCGCAAGTTGTTTTTCACTATGGCGTTCCTTCTACCGCGTCTATTCTTGCTTTTGATCACTTCCAAAACCTATTGGCAATGGGAACACT CGATGGAAGGATAAAGGTGTGCGGTGGCGACAATATTGAAGGGATTCTGATCTCTCCCAAGCAAGCACCCTTCAAGAACTTAGAG TTCTTGGAAAACCAAGGTTTCCTTGCCAGCGTCTCAAATGATAATGAAATACAG GTTTGGGATTTGAAAAGCAAACAAATTGCTTCTGCCTTGCAGTGGGAATCCATCATAACTGCTTTCTCTGTTATTTATGGCACCAGTTACAT GTATGTTGGAACTGAGTATGGGATGGTATATGTGTTGATGTTCGATTCTGAAgacagaaaaattaaaatattgccCTATTATGTTCCCACAAATGTTATATCTG AAGCAGCTGGAATGTCACTTGATCAGGTTTCAGTTGTCAGAGTTCTCCATCAACCATGTTCTGATGGAAACAG ATTGCTAATTGCATATGAAAATGGTTTGATGGTACTCTGGGATGCTTCTAAAGATCGAATTGTTCTCATGAGAAACCACAAAGACAtcaaattaaagagaaaaatcgTGGCTAGTTATGCAAATGGCCCTAGGCCTCAGCTTTCTAATGATAAACTAGAGCATGAAGAGCAGGAAAAGGAGATAAGCTCTCTATCTTGGGCATCTAGTGATGGAtcagttgttgttgttggttatGTAGATGGTGATATATTGTTTTGGGATTTTTCAAGTGCTGACTTCCCCCAAGATAAACAAGTCAAAACATTGTCGAATGATGTTGTCAAGCTTCAATTATTGTCAGCTGACACAAGACTCCCTATTACTGTTCTATACTGGTTAGCCAATAACAAGGGGGGGAAACTTTTTGTCTATGGTGGCTGTGAGATTGGGTCTGAAGAAGTTCTGACG GTTTTGAGCATTGATTGGTCCGGTGGACTTGAAAATCTAAGGTGTACCGGCCGCTTTGATGTTACTCTTCATGGTTCTTTTGCTGATATGGTCTTGTTATGTCGTGATTGCCATACTGAGGGAGCTTCTAATGTGCTATCTGTATTGACAAGTCCTGGACAACTGGATATTTATGGCAATGATTGTCTGTCTTCTTTGATGTCccagaaagaaaagaagacttCTGTTCCCACAGTGCAGTATCCAATCGTCGTACCCACTCTTGAACCACACATGACAACTGCAAGGCTTGATGTGGTATGTCAAGATGTAAAGCCATTTAAAGCCTTGTTCAAG ATTCTTGAAGCTGGAAAGCATCATTCAATACAAAATCAGAAAAGTATTGCTACAAAGTGGCCTTTGACTGGTGGTGTTCCAGGTCTTCCTTTCAAAGAAAACCATCCTATCATTCAAATATACATAGCTGGTTACCAAGATGGATCTGTTCAGATATGGGATGCCACATATCCTGCTTTGTCACTTGCTTACAATATAAAATCTGAG GTTGGTGATGTTAAAATTGGCAATGCAAGTGCGCCAGTGTCAGCATTGGGCTTTTGCCCTGATACTCTACATCTCTCTGTTGGTGATGAAAGTGGTGTT GTACGTCTATATGCTCTAATAAGAAGCTCAAATACCACATCTTTACACTTCGTGACAGAAAATGGAACTGAAG CAGTTCATGACACGCATCAAGGGGATGGACCTAATTGCAAAGCTTTGTTTACCCTTCAAAAGTCTGCTGTATACGGTTTACACTTTGCAAACCATGGAAGAAGACTTATTGTTGGGTATGAACATGGGCAG GTGGCTATGCTTGATATCAGTTCATCAACAGTTTTGTTTCTCACGAAAACTGAATCTAACACTTCGGCAGTTGTTTCTATGAATGCAATATTTTCAGACAGTCGCTCGAGTAATACACAGGATTCTGTATCTGATATTTCTGACAATCCTGGAATGGGGCTAGTCTATGTTGTGACAAGGGATGCACACTTTGTTGCGATAGATGCTGTGACAGGGAATATAGTTTGCAGTAAAACAATTAGCCCCAGAGTAAAATCAAATGCAATTTCAATGTATATTATAG ACCGTAGCACTTCTACCCTACCCGCTGAAAAATTATCCCCCAACTCCCCTCGGAAGAGTGATTCTGCAATGCAACCTAACGTCCAATCTGAAAATGCACAAGTTAAAGTTGAAACTGCTACTACCGTAGAAAATTCATATTGTGGGCAGATATTATCGAACTCACTCATTTTACTTTGTTATGAGAGCGAGTTGAGCATACACACTTCAAATTTTGTGTTTGAG GGTAGTAGTAACTACTTTCGCAAGGTGGACCTTGTACAACGATGCTGCTGGACTACAatctttaagaaaaatgaaaaagagtgTGTTCTGGCACTTCTGTATCAAAGAGGGAACATTGAATTAAG GTCCTTGCCAGCTTTGGAAGTGTTAGGAGAAATTTCTTTAATGTCAATACTCAGATGGAACTTGGAAATTAACATGGAGAAGACAATATGTTCTTCGTCAAATGGAAAAATTATCCTG GTCAATGGGAATGAAACTGCCTGCATATCACTATTGAAATGTGAAAATGAGCTCTG GATTCCAGagtcttttccttgtcttcatGATGAAGTTCTTGCAGCTGCAGTAGATGCTACAGCAAGTCTATCtcaaaaccaaaatgaaagacaG GGAGCATCCGGCATCTTTGTTAACATAGCTAAGAACTTTAAAGCGGGGAAAGCAGATCACAATGCAAATCAAGCAGTTCATACTGATAGattggaaaatttaaaacaattattctCTACTCCCCCTTTCTTAAAGTCTTCCTCAAGCACAGTAGATAACCAAGATCCATTTTCTCTTGACATAG ATGACATTCAAATTGATGAAGTTGTAGTCTTTTCATCTCCAAAGAAAATCCATATTGACAACAGAG ATAAAGGGAAAGAAACAGACAGACCGACATTATTTGAGAAAGGAACGGACATactgaaaatatttaatgataaagGGAAAGCCACGGACAGGCAGAAATTATTTGAAGATGCAAGCACAGACTCGAAACCAAGAGCTAGAACAACTGAAGAAATTAAAGCTAAATACAGAAAGACGGGGACGGGG GATGCCTCAGCAGCAGCTGCACTTGCAAGGGATAAACTTCTAGAGCGCCAACAAAAGCTCCAG TTGCTCAACGAACGCACTGAGGAGTTACAAAATGGGGCGCAAGACTTTGCATCCATGGCAACTGAACTTGCTAAAAGAATGGAAAATCGTAAATGGTGGCAGTTATGA
- the LOC114195383 gene encoding uncharacterized protein LOC114195383 isoform X3, producing MIMKYRYVGTEYGMVYVLMFDSEDRKIKILPYYVPTNVISEAAGMSLDQVSVVRVLHQPCSDGNRLLIAYENGLMVLWDASKDRIVLMRNHKDIKLKRKIVASYANGPRPQLSNDKLEHEEQEKEISSLSWASSDGSVVVVGYVDGDILFWDFSSADFPQDKQVKTLSNDVVKLQLLSADTRLPITVLYWLANNKGGKLFVYGGCEIGSEEVLTVLSIDWSGGLENLRCTGRFDVTLHGSFADMVLLCRDCHTEGASNVLSVLTSPGQLDIYGNDCLSSLMSQKEKKTSVPTVQYPIVVPTLEPHMTTARLDVVCQDVKPFKALFKILEAGKHHSIQNQKSIATKWPLTGGVPGLPFKENHPIIQIYIAGYQDGSVQIWDATYPALSLAYNIKSEVGDVKIGNASAPVSALGFCPDTLHLSVGDESGVVRLYALIRSSNTTSLHFVTENGTEAVHDTHQGDGPNCKALFTLQKSAVYGLHFANHGRRLIVGYEHGQVAMLDISSSTVLFLTKTESNTSAVVSMNAIFSDSRSSNTQDSVSDISDNPGMGLVYVVTRDAHFVAIDAVTGNIVCSKTISPRVKSNAISMYIIDRSTSTLPAEKLSPNSPRKSDSAMQPNVQSENAQVKVETATTVENSYCGQILSNSLILLCYESELSIHTSNFVFEGSSNYFRKVDLVQRCCWTTIFKKNEKECVLALLYQRGNIELRSLPALEVLGEISLMSILRWNLEINMEKTICSSSNGKIILVNGNETACISLLKCENELWIPESFPCLHDEVLAAAVDATASLSQNQNERQGASGIFVNIAKNFKAGKADHNANQAVHTDRLENLKQLFSTPPFLKSSSSTVDNQDPFSLDIDDIQIDEVVVFSSPKKIHIDNRDKGKETDRPTLFEKGTDILKIFNDKGKATDRQKLFEDASTDSKPRARTTEEIKAKYRKTGTGDASAAAALARDKLLERQQKLQLLNERTEELQNGAQDFASMATELAKRMENRKWWQL from the exons ATGATAATGAAATACAG GTATGTTGGAACTGAGTATGGGATGGTATATGTGTTGATGTTCGATTCTGAAgacagaaaaattaaaatattgccCTATTATGTTCCCACAAATGTTATATCTG AAGCAGCTGGAATGTCACTTGATCAGGTTTCAGTTGTCAGAGTTCTCCATCAACCATGTTCTGATGGAAACAG ATTGCTAATTGCATATGAAAATGGTTTGATGGTACTCTGGGATGCTTCTAAAGATCGAATTGTTCTCATGAGAAACCACAAAGACAtcaaattaaagagaaaaatcgTGGCTAGTTATGCAAATGGCCCTAGGCCTCAGCTTTCTAATGATAAACTAGAGCATGAAGAGCAGGAAAAGGAGATAAGCTCTCTATCTTGGGCATCTAGTGATGGAtcagttgttgttgttggttatGTAGATGGTGATATATTGTTTTGGGATTTTTCAAGTGCTGACTTCCCCCAAGATAAACAAGTCAAAACATTGTCGAATGATGTTGTCAAGCTTCAATTATTGTCAGCTGACACAAGACTCCCTATTACTGTTCTATACTGGTTAGCCAATAACAAGGGGGGGAAACTTTTTGTCTATGGTGGCTGTGAGATTGGGTCTGAAGAAGTTCTGACG GTTTTGAGCATTGATTGGTCCGGTGGACTTGAAAATCTAAGGTGTACCGGCCGCTTTGATGTTACTCTTCATGGTTCTTTTGCTGATATGGTCTTGTTATGTCGTGATTGCCATACTGAGGGAGCTTCTAATGTGCTATCTGTATTGACAAGTCCTGGACAACTGGATATTTATGGCAATGATTGTCTGTCTTCTTTGATGTCccagaaagaaaagaagacttCTGTTCCCACAGTGCAGTATCCAATCGTCGTACCCACTCTTGAACCACACATGACAACTGCAAGGCTTGATGTGGTATGTCAAGATGTAAAGCCATTTAAAGCCTTGTTCAAG ATTCTTGAAGCTGGAAAGCATCATTCAATACAAAATCAGAAAAGTATTGCTACAAAGTGGCCTTTGACTGGTGGTGTTCCAGGTCTTCCTTTCAAAGAAAACCATCCTATCATTCAAATATACATAGCTGGTTACCAAGATGGATCTGTTCAGATATGGGATGCCACATATCCTGCTTTGTCACTTGCTTACAATATAAAATCTGAG GTTGGTGATGTTAAAATTGGCAATGCAAGTGCGCCAGTGTCAGCATTGGGCTTTTGCCCTGATACTCTACATCTCTCTGTTGGTGATGAAAGTGGTGTT GTACGTCTATATGCTCTAATAAGAAGCTCAAATACCACATCTTTACACTTCGTGACAGAAAATGGAACTGAAG CAGTTCATGACACGCATCAAGGGGATGGACCTAATTGCAAAGCTTTGTTTACCCTTCAAAAGTCTGCTGTATACGGTTTACACTTTGCAAACCATGGAAGAAGACTTATTGTTGGGTATGAACATGGGCAG GTGGCTATGCTTGATATCAGTTCATCAACAGTTTTGTTTCTCACGAAAACTGAATCTAACACTTCGGCAGTTGTTTCTATGAATGCAATATTTTCAGACAGTCGCTCGAGTAATACACAGGATTCTGTATCTGATATTTCTGACAATCCTGGAATGGGGCTAGTCTATGTTGTGACAAGGGATGCACACTTTGTTGCGATAGATGCTGTGACAGGGAATATAGTTTGCAGTAAAACAATTAGCCCCAGAGTAAAATCAAATGCAATTTCAATGTATATTATAG ACCGTAGCACTTCTACCCTACCCGCTGAAAAATTATCCCCCAACTCCCCTCGGAAGAGTGATTCTGCAATGCAACCTAACGTCCAATCTGAAAATGCACAAGTTAAAGTTGAAACTGCTACTACCGTAGAAAATTCATATTGTGGGCAGATATTATCGAACTCACTCATTTTACTTTGTTATGAGAGCGAGTTGAGCATACACACTTCAAATTTTGTGTTTGAG GGTAGTAGTAACTACTTTCGCAAGGTGGACCTTGTACAACGATGCTGCTGGACTACAatctttaagaaaaatgaaaaagagtgTGTTCTGGCACTTCTGTATCAAAGAGGGAACATTGAATTAAG GTCCTTGCCAGCTTTGGAAGTGTTAGGAGAAATTTCTTTAATGTCAATACTCAGATGGAACTTGGAAATTAACATGGAGAAGACAATATGTTCTTCGTCAAATGGAAAAATTATCCTG GTCAATGGGAATGAAACTGCCTGCATATCACTATTGAAATGTGAAAATGAGCTCTG GATTCCAGagtcttttccttgtcttcatGATGAAGTTCTTGCAGCTGCAGTAGATGCTACAGCAAGTCTATCtcaaaaccaaaatgaaagacaG GGAGCATCCGGCATCTTTGTTAACATAGCTAAGAACTTTAAAGCGGGGAAAGCAGATCACAATGCAAATCAAGCAGTTCATACTGATAGattggaaaatttaaaacaattattctCTACTCCCCCTTTCTTAAAGTCTTCCTCAAGCACAGTAGATAACCAAGATCCATTTTCTCTTGACATAG ATGACATTCAAATTGATGAAGTTGTAGTCTTTTCATCTCCAAAGAAAATCCATATTGACAACAGAG ATAAAGGGAAAGAAACAGACAGACCGACATTATTTGAGAAAGGAACGGACATactgaaaatatttaatgataaagGGAAAGCCACGGACAGGCAGAAATTATTTGAAGATGCAAGCACAGACTCGAAACCAAGAGCTAGAACAACTGAAGAAATTAAAGCTAAATACAGAAAGACGGGGACGGGG GATGCCTCAGCAGCAGCTGCACTTGCAAGGGATAAACTTCTAGAGCGCCAACAAAAGCTCCAG TTGCTCAACGAACGCACTGAGGAGTTACAAAATGGGGCGCAAGACTTTGCATCCATGGCAACTGAACTTGCTAAAAGAATGGAAAATCGTAAATGGTGGCAGTTATGA